The following proteins come from a genomic window of Achromobacter deleyi:
- a CDS encoding RNA polymerase sigma factor: MIRCLSIIPPPVSIRPSSSSWLAKYATMFRDWTRRSEHPQEAEDALQDAALGMLKRQGPALADPCAYLYQSSRNNLVTGLRKLNQRAGLPLHDLDDGEHPHAADAAQDLDGVQLARAIDAALRQLPERCRQAYVWHRLDGLTQVEIAARMSVSLNTVERYIMRAMRHLRDALDDAGAAVPSLPSSSK, encoded by the coding sequence ATGATCCGCTGTCTTTCGATAATCCCGCCGCCCGTGTCGATCCGTCCATCCTCCAGCAGTTGGCTCGCCAAGTACGCGACGATGTTTCGCGACTGGACGCGCCGCAGCGAGCATCCGCAGGAGGCCGAGGACGCGTTGCAGGATGCCGCGCTGGGCATGTTGAAGCGGCAGGGGCCGGCGCTGGCCGACCCGTGCGCCTATCTGTACCAGTCCAGCCGCAACAACCTGGTGACAGGGCTGCGCAAACTGAATCAGCGCGCGGGGCTGCCGTTGCATGATCTGGATGATGGTGAGCATCCGCATGCGGCCGACGCGGCGCAGGACCTGGACGGCGTGCAGTTGGCCCGCGCCATCGATGCCGCCTTGCGCCAGCTGCCGGAAAGATGCCGTCAGGCCTATGTCTGGCATCGGCTCGATGGCCTGACGCAGGTCGAGATCGCGGCCCGCATGTCGGTGTCGCTCAACACGGTCGAGCGCTATATCATGCGTGCCATGCGCCACCTGCGTGATGCGCTGGATGACGCCGGCGCGGCCGTGCCTTCCCTTCCTTCCTCCTCGAAATGA
- a CDS encoding zinc-binding alcohol dehydrogenase family protein: protein MKAIAYFQNLPAADPQSLQDITAAEPVPGDHDLLVEVKAISVNPVDVKIRANRKPKDGQPEIIGWDAAGIVRAVGAKTSLFAPGDRVWYAGALTRPGANSELHVVDERIVGRMPQRLDFAQAAALPLTTITAWELLFDRLRVLDNAAPSQGSLLVVGAAGGVGSILVQLARQLTGLTIIGTASRPETQAWVTELGAHHVIDHTRPLAEELKRIGHPQVSFIAGLTQTDQHFAQLAEAIAPQGKIALIDDPSSIDVRLLKAKSASLHWEFMFARPLHDTPDLIAQHELLNQAARLIDNGTLRTTLGEHYGRINAENLRRAHAFIESGKARGKVVLEGF from the coding sequence ATGAAAGCCATCGCCTACTTCCAGAACCTGCCCGCCGCCGATCCGCAATCGCTGCAGGACATCACCGCGGCCGAGCCCGTGCCGGGCGACCATGACCTGCTGGTCGAGGTCAAAGCGATTTCCGTCAATCCGGTGGACGTGAAGATCCGCGCCAACCGCAAGCCCAAGGACGGCCAGCCCGAGATCATCGGCTGGGACGCCGCCGGCATCGTGCGCGCCGTCGGCGCCAAGACCAGCCTGTTCGCGCCCGGCGACCGCGTCTGGTACGCCGGCGCCCTGACGCGCCCCGGCGCCAACAGCGAGCTGCACGTGGTCGACGAACGCATCGTCGGCCGCATGCCGCAGCGCCTGGACTTCGCCCAGGCCGCCGCGCTGCCGCTGACCACCATCACCGCCTGGGAACTGCTGTTCGACCGCCTGCGCGTGCTCGACAACGCCGCCCCCAGCCAGGGCTCGCTGCTGGTCGTCGGCGCGGCCGGCGGCGTCGGCTCGATCCTGGTGCAGCTGGCGCGCCAGCTGACCGGCCTGACCATCATCGGCACCGCCTCGCGGCCCGAGACCCAGGCCTGGGTCACCGAGCTGGGCGCCCATCACGTCATCGACCACACCCGCCCGCTGGCCGAGGAACTCAAGCGCATCGGCCATCCGCAGGTCAGCTTCATCGCCGGCCTGACCCAGACCGACCAGCACTTCGCGCAACTGGCCGAAGCCATCGCGCCGCAGGGCAAGATCGCGCTGATCGACGACCCCTCGTCCATCGACGTGCGCCTGCTCAAGGCCAAGTCGGCCTCGCTGCACTGGGAATTCATGTTCGCCCGGCCGCTGCACGACACGCCCGACCTGATCGCCCAGCACGAGCTGCTGAACCAGGCCGCGCGACTGATCGACAACGGCACCCTGCGCACCACGCTGGGCGAACATTACGGCCGCATCAACGCCGAAAACCTGCGCCGCGCCCACGCCTTCATCGAAAGCGGCAAGGCGCGCGGCAAGGTGGTGCTGGAAGGTTTCTGA
- a CDS encoding aldose 1-epimerase — MPDLPFPATLDASERVTIAHGSHRAEFAPGGGGRLTRLSTGEHDWIVPLAETDWPPAQWPRAGSYPLTPYSNRVRDGVFTFEGERHALQSLPGRPQAIHGGGLYQPWQVRHLADDAVDLVLQQPAGVLGWPWPYECVQRYRLDSRGLSLTLLMINQGDAPMPFGCGIHPYFTAERVALHARRAWPTDADGLPGASQTTHVRELGQSAEGCDTYLSQWGGRATLHWPDGHELALHADAAFAHLVVYTAPGSDFLCVEPVTNVADAFNLAAAGETRTGLQVLAPGERFSATMLLGLRPPRGAR, encoded by the coding sequence ATGCCTGATTTGCCTTTTCCCGCCACGCTGGATGCCAGCGAACGCGTGACCATTGCCCACGGTTCCCACCGCGCCGAGTTCGCGCCGGGCGGGGGCGGGCGCCTGACCCGGCTGTCGACGGGCGAGCATGACTGGATCGTGCCGCTGGCCGAGACGGATTGGCCGCCGGCGCAATGGCCGCGCGCCGGGTCGTATCCGCTGACGCCGTACTCGAACCGGGTGCGCGATGGCGTGTTCACCTTCGAAGGCGAGCGCCACGCGCTGCAATCGCTGCCGGGGCGGCCGCAGGCGATCCATGGCGGCGGCCTGTATCAGCCCTGGCAGGTGCGCCACCTGGCCGATGACGCGGTCGACCTGGTGCTGCAACAGCCGGCCGGCGTGCTGGGCTGGCCGTGGCCGTATGAGTGCGTGCAGCGCTACCGGCTGGATTCGCGTGGCCTGTCGCTGACGCTGTTGATGATCAACCAGGGCGATGCGCCGATGCCGTTCGGCTGCGGCATCCATCCGTATTTCACCGCCGAGCGGGTGGCGCTGCATGCGCGCCGCGCGTGGCCGACGGACGCGGACGGCCTGCCCGGCGCCAGCCAGACGACGCACGTGCGCGAGCTGGGCCAGTCGGCCGAGGGCTGCGATACCTATCTGTCGCAGTGGGGCGGGCGCGCCACGCTGCACTGGCCGGACGGGCACGAACTGGCGTTGCACGCCGACGCGGCGTTCGCGCACCTGGTGGTCTACACCGCGCCGGGCTCGGATTTCCTGTGCGTGGAGCCGGTGACCAACGTGGCCGATGCCTTCAACCTGGCGGCGGCGGGCGAGACCCGCACCGGCCTGCAAGTGCTGGCGCCGGGCGAGCGCTTCAGCGCGACGATGCTGCTGGGGCTGCGGCCGCCGCGCGGCGCGCGTTGA
- a CDS encoding dihydrofolate reductase family protein, translating to MKPACTSFIATSLDGYIARQDGGLDWLDAANQSVTAGEDCGYAAYMRTIDALVMGRSTFEKVASFPEWPYGDLPVYVLRRGCWKRSPSPPSRS from the coding sequence ATGAAACCCGCTTGCACCTCATTCATCGCCACCAGCCTGGACGGCTACATCGCTCGCCAGGATGGCGGCCTCGACTGGCTCGACGCCGCCAACCAGTCCGTCACGGCCGGCGAGGACTGCGGCTACGCCGCCTACATGCGCACCATCGACGCGCTGGTCATGGGCCGCTCGACCTTTGAAAAGGTCGCGTCCTTCCCGGAATGGCCCTACGGCGACCTGCCCGTCTACGTGCTGAGGCGCGGCTGCTGGAAGAGATCACCGTCACCACCATCCCGGTCCTGA
- a CDS encoding NAD-dependent epimerase/dehydratase family protein encodes MTTIESGRPGTALVLGATGGVGGEAARQLRDAGWGIRALARGLATETAQRDGMTWLRGDAMNRQDVARAALGCEVIVHAVNPPGYRRWGELVLPMIDNTIAVASAQGATIVLPGTIYNYGPDAFPLLRETSPQHPPTRKGAIRVELERRLQVASAHGARALVLRAGDFFGPRAGNNWFSQGLVKPGRPLQRVSVPGAPGVGHQWSYLPDVGRALVELLGRREALAPFAAFHMAGHWDPDGTRMAEAIVRVARRHGAEPRVGAFPWGLLRLAAPFSETLREMMEMRYLWRQPLRMDNTRLIDVLGAEPHTPLDEAVAATLRGLGCLPQALPATPATA; translated from the coding sequence ATGACGACGATCGAATCGGGCCGGCCCGGCACCGCGCTGGTGCTGGGCGCCACCGGCGGGGTGGGCGGCGAGGCGGCGCGCCAGTTGCGCGACGCCGGCTGGGGCATCCGCGCCCTGGCGCGCGGGCTGGCGACGGAAACGGCGCAGCGCGACGGCATGACGTGGCTGCGCGGCGATGCCATGAACCGCCAGGACGTGGCGCGGGCGGCGCTGGGGTGCGAGGTGATCGTGCATGCGGTCAATCCGCCCGGCTACCGCCGCTGGGGCGAGCTGGTGCTGCCGATGATCGACAACACCATCGCGGTGGCGAGCGCCCAGGGCGCGACGATCGTGCTGCCGGGCACGATCTACAACTACGGGCCGGACGCGTTTCCCCTGCTGCGCGAGACCTCGCCGCAGCATCCGCCGACGCGCAAGGGCGCGATCCGGGTGGAGCTCGAACGCCGCCTGCAGGTGGCCAGCGCGCACGGCGCGCGCGCCCTGGTGCTGCGGGCCGGCGATTTCTTCGGTCCGCGGGCCGGCAACAACTGGTTCTCGCAAGGGCTGGTCAAGCCGGGGCGGCCGTTGCAGCGGGTAAGCGTGCCGGGCGCGCCCGGCGTGGGGCATCAATGGAGCTACCTGCCGGACGTGGGCCGGGCGCTGGTCGAACTGCTGGGGCGGCGCGAGGCGCTGGCGCCGTTCGCGGCGTTTCACATGGCGGGGCATTGGGATCCGGACGGCACGCGGATGGCCGAGGCGATCGTGCGGGTGGCGCGCCGCCACGGGGCCGAGCCGCGGGTGGGCGCGTTTCCGTGGGGGCTGCTGCGGCTGGCGGCGCCGTTCTCGGAGACGCTGCGCGAAATGATGGAGATGCGCTACCTGTGGCGCCAGCCGCTGCGCATGGACAACACGCGCCTGATCGATGTGCTGGGCGCCGAGCCGCACACGCCGCTGGACGAGGCGGTGGCGGCGACGCTGCGCGGGCTGGGGTGCCTGCCGCAAGCGCTGCCGGCGACGCCCGCCACGGCCTGA
- a CDS encoding pyridoxamine 5'-phosphate oxidase family protein: MHTDPAHLVTDAAALQALYGEPGEASLKKEVDHVHPHYRAFIEAAPFAALATCGPDGLDVSPRGDPAGFVVVEDEKTLLLPDRRGNNRIDSLRNILADSRVALLFLVPGVNETLRVNGRARISVDPALLARFDIDGKSPRSVLVVDVETVYFQCSRALLRSRLWDPATQIPRTALPSVGRMLSDLTAGTFDGVTYDRDQPARVASTLY; encoded by the coding sequence ATGCACACCGATCCCGCTCATCTCGTCACCGACGCCGCAGCCCTGCAGGCGCTCTACGGCGAACCCGGCGAAGCCTCTTTGAAGAAAGAGGTGGATCACGTGCATCCGCACTACCGGGCCTTCATCGAAGCCGCGCCGTTCGCGGCATTGGCAACCTGCGGACCGGACGGCCTGGACGTATCGCCGCGCGGCGACCCCGCGGGCTTCGTCGTCGTCGAAGACGAAAAGACGCTGCTGCTGCCCGACCGGCGCGGCAACAACCGCATCGACAGCCTGCGCAACATCCTCGCGGATTCGCGGGTGGCGCTGCTGTTCCTGGTCCCGGGCGTCAACGAGACGCTGCGCGTGAACGGCCGCGCGCGCATCAGCGTGGATCCGGCGCTGCTGGCGCGCTTCGACATCGATGGCAAGTCGCCGCGTTCGGTCCTGGTGGTCGACGTGGAGACCGTCTATTTCCAGTGCTCGCGCGCGCTGCTGCGCTCTCGCCTGTGGGATCCCGCCACCCAGATCCCGCGCACGGCGCTGCCCAGCGTCGGCCGCATGCTGTCGGACCTGACCGCCGGCACCTTCGACGGCGTCACCTACGATCGCGACCAGCCGGCGCGCGTGGCCAGCACCTTGTACTGA
- a CDS encoding LysR family transcriptional regulator, producing MTKPIGWELYRSFLAVLAEGSLSGAARTLDITQPTVGRHIAALERALGQVLFTRSQTGLLATDAAQSLRGYAEAMHSHAAALERAAAAQGPGVAGTVRISASEVIGIEVLPPVLARLRQEHPRLTIELAPTNRVQNLLLREADIAVRMAPPKQEQLIARPVGHVEIGLYARKDYLRRHGTPATLADLASHALIGYDTETPFLRGASKRFPIPWSRDRFALRADSDLAQLALIRAGAGIGVCQVALARRDKQLVRVLPEQAAFQLETWITMHEDLRASPRCKAVFDALVACLLAHTGAAG from the coding sequence ATGACCAAACCGATCGGCTGGGAACTCTACCGCAGCTTTCTCGCCGTGCTCGCCGAGGGCTCGCTGTCCGGCGCCGCGCGCACGCTCGACATCACCCAGCCCACGGTCGGCCGCCACATCGCGGCGCTCGAACGCGCCCTTGGCCAGGTGCTGTTCACCCGCTCGCAGACCGGCCTGCTGGCCACCGACGCCGCCCAGTCGCTGCGCGGCTACGCCGAGGCCATGCACAGCCACGCCGCGGCCCTGGAACGCGCGGCCGCCGCGCAGGGCCCGGGCGTGGCAGGCACCGTGCGGATCTCGGCCAGCGAAGTCATCGGCATCGAAGTGCTGCCCCCGGTGCTGGCGCGCCTGCGCCAGGAACACCCGCGCCTGACCATCGAACTGGCGCCCACCAACCGCGTGCAGAACCTGCTGCTGCGCGAGGCCGACATCGCCGTGCGCATGGCGCCGCCGAAACAGGAACAGCTGATCGCGCGCCCGGTCGGCCATGTCGAGATCGGCCTTTACGCCCGCAAGGACTACCTGCGCCGCCACGGCACGCCCGCCACGCTGGCCGACCTGGCCAGCCACGCCCTGATCGGCTACGACACCGAGACGCCCTTCCTGCGCGGCGCCAGCAAGCGCTTTCCGATCCCCTGGAGCCGCGACCGCTTCGCCCTGCGCGCCGACAGCGACCTGGCCCAACTGGCCCTGATCCGCGCCGGCGCCGGCATCGGCGTCTGCCAGGTGGCGCTGGCGCGCCGCGACAAACAGCTGGTGCGCGTGCTACCGGAGCAGGCCGCGTTCCAGCTGGAAACGTGGATCACCATGCACGAAGACCTGCGCGCCAGCCCCCGGTGCAAGGCGGTCTTCGACGCGCTGGTGGCCTGCCTGCTGGCCCATACCGGCGCGGCCGGCTAG
- a CDS encoding antibiotic biosynthesis monooxygenase, which yields MAFPVSASFKPAPDGTVFIVNVIHAHPGRQEDAFLAIQDVVHYVARTKPGFLWSNLAKSTDGKTVVNIEAISGAGKVDEFFSDPVFLEKFRKLDAVSTSEFHTYQVDDLVLPGLPAA from the coding sequence ATGGCCTTTCCCGTTTCAGCCAGCTTCAAGCCCGCGCCGGATGGCACGGTATTCATCGTCAATGTGATCCATGCCCACCCGGGCCGGCAGGAGGACGCCTTCCTGGCGATCCAGGACGTGGTGCATTACGTCGCGCGCACCAAGCCGGGCTTCCTGTGGAGCAACCTGGCCAAGAGCACGGACGGTAAGACCGTGGTGAACATCGAGGCGATCTCGGGCGCGGGCAAGGTCGACGAATTCTTTTCCGATCCGGTGTTCCTGGAGAAATTCCGCAAGCTCGATGCGGTATCGACCAGCGAATTCCACACCTACCAGGTCGATGATCTGGTGTTGCCCGGGCTGCCGGCGGCCTGA
- a CDS encoding FecR family protein, which translates to MNPSFDPRDYSDPRDAAAAWFARVRSGRMDAAQRQAFESWLGADAAHRREYALLERLWEDTAQVGSARLRALAGTPPARQGRRQWLGWALAGGGALAAAGLGVGVGLPWGESAGYEQALATAHGKRQALMLPDQSEIELNTDSRVRVRYYADRREVELEEGEASFSVSSDAARPFVVRAGRASVRVTGTRFNVRRLGDDATEVVVSQGSVEVGARGWRFWQREALGPGQGLLASASGLMPIATVDVAAATAWREGRVVFNNTPLSKAVAELNRYAPFSMRIEGAALERVRVAGTLNVDSPGTLLELLPRIAPVQVRADGPAQYVLVPR; encoded by the coding sequence ATGAACCCTTCGTTCGATCCTCGCGATTATTCCGACCCGCGCGACGCCGCGGCGGCGTGGTTCGCGCGAGTGCGCTCGGGCCGCATGGACGCGGCGCAGCGCCAGGCCTTCGAGAGCTGGCTGGGGGCAGATGCGGCGCATCGCCGCGAGTACGCCCTGCTGGAACGGCTGTGGGAAGACACCGCGCAGGTCGGGTCCGCGCGCCTGCGCGCCCTGGCCGGCACGCCACCGGCCAGGCAAGGCCGGCGCCAGTGGCTGGGCTGGGCGCTGGCGGGCGGGGGCGCATTGGCCGCCGCAGGCCTTGGCGTCGGGGTGGGCCTGCCGTGGGGCGAGTCCGCCGGGTACGAGCAGGCGCTGGCCACGGCCCACGGCAAACGCCAGGCGCTGATGCTGCCGGACCAGTCAGAGATCGAACTCAATACCGACAGCCGCGTGCGGGTCCGCTATTACGCGGATCGCCGTGAAGTGGAGCTGGAGGAAGGCGAAGCCAGTTTTTCCGTGTCGTCCGACGCGGCGCGGCCATTCGTCGTGCGGGCGGGGCGCGCGTCGGTGCGTGTCACGGGCACGCGCTTCAATGTGCGCAGGCTGGGGGACGACGCGACCGAAGTCGTCGTCAGCCAGGGCAGCGTGGAAGTGGGCGCGCGCGGCTGGCGCTTCTGGCAGCGCGAGGCGCTGGGGCCGGGGCAGGGGTTGCTTGCCAGCGCCAGCGGCTTGATGCCGATCGCCACCGTGGACGTGGCGGCGGCGACCGCTTGGCGCGAGGGGCGGGTGGTCTTCAACAACACCCCGCTGTCCAAGGCGGTGGCGGAACTGAACCGTTATGCGCCGTTCTCGATGCGGATCGAGGGCGCGGCGCTGGAGCGCGTGCGGGTGGCCGGGACGCTGAACGTGGATTCGCCCGGCACGCTGCTGGAACTGCTGCCGCGCATCGCGCCGGTGCAGGTCCGCGCCGACGGGCCGGCGCAGTACGTGCTGGTGCCGCGCTGA
- a CDS encoding TonB-dependent siderophore receptor: protein MTVRSTRLRRALAHARFLPGRLSLALCLLPLAPAVASAAESAIVVNSARQPLHEALVDMARQMSLELLYDPALVADKIAPPVAGRLTPQQALDRLLAGSGLVAVVENGKAVIERAPANLDAATLSAIIVTARRAEDGTTEGTGSYTSRVTSTASKTDLAFREVPQSVSVVTRQQIDDQHLTNVSQALEHAAGITVRRANYNSYDFYSRGFQITSLQIDGGAPLALGAYTYDASQDLAFYDRVEVMRGASGLLGGMGDPGGIVNLVRKRPLAEYQLTVEASAGSWDNYRSMIDATGPLGFDGRLRGRAVAVYSDSDSFLKNRHSDSPKFYGVLEADLTRDTLLTVGGSYAKRHERGSGDGLPRYADGRDLGLSRSTSLTQPWSYANTETTQLFAQLEQRFAERWKLKLNYTHERNNTRSTTAFAYGAINPVDGSGATWGGGRYAMENTQNLFDANLSGGFDLFGQRHEILLGADWQRTEGTWATGKPSDNWMVPVNVFDRNAWNPDMDVPLTTRYDPWGQEQKGLYGVLRLNPTSRLHLIAGARVSRYKFFQTVSMRQGEGAPWAVSSRTDYEESTKTTPYGGIIYDLDDTWSAYVSYSTIHKPQGLLKAGPAPGTSLPAIKGRSYEAGLKGELMDGRLNATFSLFNVERKGTGVLDRRYPESYDVWAGSCCYQAQGKVVSRGFDMEIGGEVTPGWELAVGYTFNNTRDKSSDVVFSSITPRHLFKLSTAYTLPDALSRWRVGGNVIMQSATFVSGSIYSADGKESPYKFTQPGHAVVGLMAQYRFDPSWTVTLNANNLFDKVYYERVGGADGGNWYGAPRNWMLTLRGTY, encoded by the coding sequence ATGACCGTTCGATCCACCCGCCTGCGTCGCGCGCTTGCGCATGCGCGCTTCCTGCCCGGCCGGCTGTCGCTGGCGCTGTGCCTGCTGCCGTTGGCGCCCGCCGTCGCGAGCGCGGCCGAATCCGCCATCGTGGTCAATTCGGCGCGCCAGCCGCTGCACGAAGCCCTGGTGGACATGGCACGCCAGATGTCGCTGGAACTGTTGTATGACCCCGCCCTGGTGGCGGACAAGATCGCGCCGCCGGTGGCGGGACGCTTGACGCCGCAGCAGGCCCTGGACCGGCTGCTGGCCGGCAGCGGGCTGGTCGCGGTGGTGGAAAATGGCAAGGCCGTGATCGAACGCGCGCCCGCCAATCTCGACGCGGCGACCCTGTCGGCCATCATCGTGACCGCGCGCCGCGCGGAAGACGGCACCACCGAAGGCACGGGTTCCTACACCAGCCGTGTCACCAGCACCGCGTCCAAGACCGACCTGGCGTTCCGCGAGGTGCCGCAGTCGGTGTCGGTGGTGACGCGCCAGCAGATCGATGACCAGCATCTCACCAATGTCAGCCAGGCCCTGGAGCATGCCGCCGGCATCACGGTGCGGCGCGCCAACTACAACTCGTACGACTTCTATTCGCGTGGCTTCCAGATCACCAGCCTGCAGATCGATGGCGGCGCGCCGTTGGCCCTGGGGGCGTATACCTACGATGCCAGCCAGGACCTGGCCTTCTACGACCGGGTCGAAGTGATGCGCGGCGCCTCGGGCCTGCTGGGCGGCATGGGCGATCCCGGCGGCATCGTCAACCTGGTCCGCAAGCGGCCGCTGGCCGAATACCAGCTGACCGTTGAAGCCTCGGCCGGCAGCTGGGACAACTATCGCAGCATGATCGACGCGACCGGACCGCTGGGTTTCGACGGCCGCCTGCGGGGCCGGGCGGTGGCGGTCTACAGCGATAGCGATTCGTTCCTGAAGAACCGCCATTCGGACTCGCCCAAGTTCTATGGCGTGCTGGAGGCCGACCTGACGCGCGATACCTTGCTGACGGTGGGCGGCAGCTACGCCAAGCGCCACGAGCGCGGTTCCGGCGACGGCCTGCCGCGCTATGCCGACGGCCGCGACCTGGGATTGTCGCGCTCCACGTCGTTGACGCAGCCATGGAGCTATGCGAACACCGAGACCACGCAGCTTTTCGCGCAACTGGAACAACGGTTTGCCGAACGCTGGAAGCTCAAGCTCAATTACACGCACGAACGCAACAATACGCGTTCGACCACGGCCTTCGCGTACGGCGCGATCAACCCCGTGGACGGCTCGGGCGCGACCTGGGGCGGCGGCCGCTACGCCATGGAAAACACGCAGAACCTGTTCGATGCCAACCTCAGCGGCGGCTTCGATCTGTTCGGTCAGCGCCATGAGATCCTGCTGGGCGCGGACTGGCAGCGCACCGAGGGCACGTGGGCCACGGGCAAGCCGTCGGACAACTGGATGGTGCCGGTCAATGTCTTTGACCGCAACGCCTGGAATCCCGACATGGACGTGCCGCTGACCACGCGCTACGACCCGTGGGGTCAGGAGCAGAAGGGCCTGTATGGCGTGCTGCGACTGAACCCGACGTCGCGCCTGCACCTGATTGCAGGCGCCCGTGTCAGCCGCTACAAGTTCTTCCAGACCGTCTCGATGCGCCAGGGCGAGGGGGCGCCATGGGCCGTGAGCTCGCGCACCGACTACGAGGAGTCGACCAAGACCACGCCCTACGGCGGCATCATCTACGACCTGGACGACACCTGGTCGGCCTATGTCAGCTATTCCACCATCCACAAGCCGCAAGGCCTGTTGAAGGCGGGTCCGGCCCCGGGCACCTCGTTGCCCGCGATCAAGGGTCGCAGCTACGAGGCGGGGCTGAAGGGCGAGCTGATGGACGGCCGTCTGAACGCCACTTTCAGCCTGTTCAACGTCGAGCGCAAGGGCACCGGGGTGCTGGATCGCCGTTATCCCGAATCCTATGACGTGTGGGCCGGCAGCTGCTGCTACCAGGCGCAGGGCAAGGTGGTGAGCCGCGGCTTCGATATGGAAATCGGCGGCGAAGTGACGCCGGGCTGGGAACTGGCGGTGGGCTATACCTTCAACAATACGCGCGACAAGAGCAGCGACGTGGTATTCAGCTCGATTACGCCGCGCCACCTGTTCAAGCTGTCGACGGCATACACGCTGCCGGATGCGCTGTCGCGCTGGCGCGTGGGCGGCAACGTCATCATGCAGAGCGCCACCTTCGTGTCGGGCTCGATCTATTCGGCCGACGGCAAGGAGAGCCCGTACAAGTTCACGCAGCCCGGCCATGCGGTGGTGGGATTGATGGCGCAGTATCGCTTCGATCCGAGCTGGACCGTCACGCTCAATGCCAACAACCTCTTCGACAAGGTCTATTACGAGCGGGTGGGCGGGGCCGACGGCGGCAATTGGTATGGCGCTCCACGCAACTGGATGCTGACGCTGCGGGGAACCTACTGA
- a CDS encoding cupin domain-containing protein, translating into MDGQSSPAETHGYNEALIVISGALRLSVLGEEIAEAAGEMYLAPAGVPHAVAAGSHGVLVIVDPVGC; encoded by the coding sequence ATGGACGGCCAATCCTCCCCGGCCGAAACGCACGGCTACAACGAAGCCCTGATCGTCATCAGCGGCGCGCTGCGCCTGTCGGTGCTGGGCGAGGAAATCGCGGAGGCGGCGGGCGAGATGTACCTAGCGCCCGCGGGCGTGCCGCATGCCGTCGCCGCGGGCAGCCACGGGGTGCTGGTGATCGTCGACCCCGTCGGCTGTTGA
- a CDS encoding SDR family NAD(P)-dependent oxidoreductase, with protein MKIELDGKKALVTGSSGGIGLAIAQGLAEAGAQVVLHGRNADKLKQAADAIARQHPGAQVHTVQADLSTADGAASICAAHPDIDILVNNAGYFAPKSFTEITDDDWRYMLDTNVMSGVRLSRYYLPRMLAADWGRIVFISSESALHIPAEMIHYGVSKTALLGVSRGLAELTAGSGVTVNAVLPGPTRSEGVVDFFAEMAREQGLPQDQMERDFIAQHRPSSLLRRLATVEEVANMVVYTCSRQSSATNGAALRVDGGVVRTIA; from the coding sequence ATGAAAATCGAACTCGACGGCAAGAAAGCCCTGGTCACCGGTTCGTCCGGCGGCATCGGCCTGGCCATCGCCCAGGGCCTGGCCGAGGCCGGCGCCCAGGTGGTGCTGCATGGCCGCAACGCCGATAAGCTCAAGCAGGCCGCCGACGCCATCGCGCGCCAGCACCCGGGCGCCCAGGTCCATACCGTGCAGGCCGACCTGTCCACCGCCGACGGCGCCGCCTCGATCTGCGCCGCCCATCCCGACATCGACATCCTGGTCAACAACGCCGGCTACTTCGCGCCCAAGTCCTTCACCGAGATCACCGACGACGACTGGCGCTACATGCTCGACACCAACGTCATGAGCGGCGTGCGGCTGTCGCGCTATTACCTGCCGCGCATGCTGGCCGCCGACTGGGGCCGCATCGTCTTCATCTCCAGCGAATCGGCGCTGCACATTCCCGCCGAGATGATCCACTACGGCGTCAGCAAGACCGCGCTGCTGGGCGTCTCGCGCGGCCTGGCCGAACTGACCGCCGGCAGCGGCGTCACCGTCAACGCCGTGCTGCCCGGCCCGACCCGCTCCGAGGGCGTGGTCGATTTCTTCGCCGAAATGGCCAGGGAACAGGGCCTGCCGCAAGACCAGATGGAACGCGACTTCATCGCCCAGCATCGCCCCAGCTCGCTGCTGCGCCGGCTGGCGACGGTGGAGGAAGTGGCCAACATGGTCGTCTACACCTGCTCGCGCCAGTCCTCGGCCACCAACGGCGCCGCCCTGCGCGTCGATGGCGGCGTGGTCCGCACCATCGCCTGA